The sequence CAACAATAATTGATTTTGCCAAATTAATAACAAGAATGATACAGCAGTTGACGTTTTTCTGTATCATAGGATACACACAAACCTATCGCAAGATACCTTTGGAGGCAAACACGTTTAATTTAGACCGACCCGCTGAACTAGGCCTAATAAACACTGCAAAAGAGTACTCTGGCTGAAATAAAGTCATGTGTGTGACCGCATATGCCGGCAAATTTTGCTAGGGTGTAATAACCCAAATCTCTATATAGTATGCGCCTCCCAAAACATAATGCACGAGTTATTATGGGTATTACACATTGGATGAGTTGTCGCGAATGAGATAAATTACATTCTTCGATTAAATATCTTCGCCTCCATTCAAAGCTCTCCCATAAACCTTTGGGGTGTCTATTTATCTGTCCAACAAGGAGAAAGAACTTTCGTTGATACATATTATTCAGATTTAGTTATATGATTCCATTGTTTTAGTTTAATTTCACTGGAAAGTTACTGGGACCAAAGGGCAATTCCTTACGTCGTTTGCACGAAGAAACACAATGCAAGATAATTATAAAAGGGCGAGGGTCTATGCGTGACCGCAATAAAGAAGAAGAGCTACGACAATCAGGGGATCCCCGTTATGCACATTTACATCGCGATTTATTTATTGAAATAAGCACTATAGCACCACCAGCTGAAGGACATGCTCGTGTTGCGTATGCATTGGCCGAAATACGTAAATATCTTATACCAGATAAAAATGATGATGTTTCCCAGGAGCAGCTACGCGAACTGATGAAAATAGATCCAAAATCAGCGCAATCATATTCAAAGTAAGGATAACTTAAGACTACATACCAATACATactcatatttaaaatatatctttCTTCAGGACTGTACTCAGTAAATATGCGATTAGCGAGGGCTCAAAATTTTTGAACTtaattaaaaggaacgcagctgCAGAAATCGATGTAGAGTAAGTATGCAATTTAATTGATCTCTTTTTTATAACTATTACTAATTGCGGGCATATTTCATATTTCGTTCAATTTACAGCATGGAAGAACTagaggaagaagaagaatatCATACCCGCTATCTAGTAAGGCGGCCAGGTTTTTCACCATATGTGAAAGGTGAGTTAATTCTAAATAAGTATATGAGGTGTATATCGTGTTTGTTCAACCTTTTTTTGTTTCGATAAATTATTGGGCGCTTTCAGTATAATGAGaggaaaattttattcaaaaccaACATATTAAAACGTCAAAAACTGCTCATAGCGAAAAATGTATCGtcagtaatttgacgtaaaatGCAAAACGTTGAGTGGATCAAAAATACTCAACGGTGCGCTCAAAAACGTGTATTTGTTGAAAGCGCCATTGTATATTTTTATCTTAATAGGAGCATTCCAGtgagttatcgagctctggctcacgatcaaatctcattgaaACAACGTAATGAGAGCTGGTAGCACCaatgttaatgttgttgttgtagcgataaggttgctccccgaaggctttggggagtgttatcaatgtgatggtgctttgtcggatacagatccggtacgctccggtagcacagcaccattaaggtgctagcccgaccatctcgggaacgatttatatggccacattaaaccttcaggccatccctccctccccacccccaagttccatgaggagcttggggtcgtcagagcctcgtctcttagtgaaacaggattcgccgcggataggtgaggttgacaattgggtttggagaagctgtatattgcgctggcaacctcagGGCTGCGCtagacaaccccttgaatctggtattttagtcgcctcttacgacaggcatacctaccgcgggtatattctgaccccctaacccgctggtagCACTAatggaaaatgacgtaaaaattgcccataaaaaacagctgatcttttgtttatatgcgcaatgcgcaatcttgtgtgtgtgatttgtggtgaTTTCAGTGCTACCATGGCTCCAACtctatggttggctcatcttaccagctgattttatttttttcatttcactggagtagggattgtcagaaagAAATGGCAAATTCAAAATGAAAACAACACATTGataacattttcttactacacaaaAAAGTTTtatgttgctgtagagatgagcgtTGCGttgttgcgttagatttttttttttttttgaattttgaattttaaattttgaatatgtCAAcagtctgtccgtggcatccggttcgaccggatgtcgttttagtttgtattgataagcgttttgagtcggcctCTGCgattctgtcagtttattttaagtttgacagctgagtttgaaaggcatgataggaattttttctgtttatgacgcaggaacagtaaggttggcaaggacccgccccagccgacaatgactagccactgtgcaccacaatatcatgccgactgccttccttgctgcttccATCAtggatgcgattccataacagacgagccaaccatatagttgagccatgagtgctaccaactcaaaagtggttagctgtcaaaaaatctactgcagaaaacgaaacgaacagaactgctatacggatcagaaatttaacaagataaatatcaggatcacaatgttgttattgcatttgcatgttaaatttctatccgtatctggttcacgcgtcattggaacgtaacTAATATTTGATGCAGTTACTGTCATAAGTCACTAGCTGCTATCGGTTTTACAGTCTATCCTAATAAAAACGCATTGCATTTTTTTAACGCACGTACATAAACGCTTTTCTTGCTCTAACCGAAATAAGCGTATGTTGcgataatagctgtgtttttttcacatctatatacgtttacgcttaagctttatatggactgctaagcgataaactttaaatacacctctgaaattgctacgcataaaattagtactactaaatttcaatacgcattataccagatgtaactgaaatatgtgtatatgtttcacACTCTGCACTAATTCTTTGTAtgctatgcgcgtccactatttatcacaactgattcagctatatgttatacacagaaatacaacagagggttgtgtctccgcttttcggtgcactctgtgctgtagctagttgtttaaccactgccgctattttttacattagccgtgtttttttacatgcgtatacgtttcgtttgcgcgtgaaaaaaacgcctatcctcgcttagataatgcttaggagacccatctagcggctgtggttaaacaactagctacagcaacagggtgtaccgaaaagcggaggcacaacgctctgatggccatagggtataacatatagctgaatcagttgcgatgaattgtggacacacatagaatacatagaattagtgtagatggtgaaacaaagacatatatttcagttacatctgaatattgaaatttagtaggacaaaatttatgcgcagcaatttcagaggtgtatttaaagtttgtcgcttagcagtccatataaagtttaagcgtaaacggatatacgcgtgttaaaaaacacggctaatgtgtgcaaacgtcaaatcgaTATATCACGCGTAACCAAAAATTGGAAACTGAGCTAGCTTTTTATGCAGTAAATTCAATTtcgttgtatgtgcatgagagaTTTTTTACAGAAAACTGCCGGAGTGCGGTTTTATAAGGTTGGCATGTATAAGAAAAAAAGATATGGCGTTATCATAACAACAGTGGTTGCTTTCGTACGTAGCGTCCGCATGTATTGTATCGACGTTCAATGCGACGTTCTATCATTTTGTGGCTGACCAAAACCACTACTAGTGGTTTTTTTGATGacgagtttgaaaaaaaaattggaagtgaaaaaattattttagataGGGAGAAATTGTTAGGAATAGAATacagtatacatgaaaattttgtttgaacgaaatatgtatgtatttatatacatagaattagtgtatgtatttatatacatatttatataacaaaaattaaGCCAACCGGTAGTAGGGAACATTAATGTTTAAAAACTATCTATTGTTTGATGGGCAGCCTCACGAAAAAGAACCTACCTCGaaaaattagaaggggtatgcaggctgtcaatgcttagcattacgtgagctctgaaaacaatcccgacggcggcactgtatgccattccaCATGTAGACCTGGTGGCAGGGAACAACTGGAATATGCTCcgtgcgaagcactgctacaacaacaacaatgccacaatgcaataatttgatggaGGAGTGACATAAGCTCAAAGAACATTAAGTAAATTGACCGTATGACCACTGAATTGGCCATTTAAAGCGACCATAGGGCCAATTGACTTAAGGGCCCTTCAAAATTTGGTGTAGCGACCATTTAGGAAGTTTCCGTTTGACCATGTGATCATTTCGGGAAAAAGACCATCACCATATTTTAGGTCCTTCACGTACAAGCAAATGGCCGACGTCTAACGTAGTCGAAAACAAAGAAAACTACAAACAAAAACctcgaactaaaaaattaaaaataaataatagtttgaaaaaaaaaaactgagaaagaactaaaagttaaaaaataattgaagttatacttctttaggcgcGTTATGAAACCATGATGaaagcgaaatttaaaaaaatgtggcaCAAAAGTCAGGTTGAAAATGCAGATCGCGTGTATGTTTGCTGTGAAATTATAATGAAAGCTTTATAATATTATAACGCGAAGAAATCTCATACATATGTACTAATACCTAAATACACTATAAAAAACAATTGGGGTATTCACTGAACCTGGGTTATTAACTTATTTGTTGGTGTGTTTAGATTTTTTCCATAGTTTACAAAAATCAATTGAACTGTAGTCAAATAACCTTTAAGCAGAaaatatgttatatatgtatgtaaagggaATACCGCAAttgtaataatattttaatacccaataaattcaataaaatataaatacataatgttaaatatataaaaaaaaactattttataaTAACTATCCTATCGACAGCACCTGCAAAACGACCACCAACTACCTATGAGGAATCTGGATATAAGCGTACTCGCGAGGCACCAGTCAAAACTTATAAGCCAATTTACAAAGCAAttctaaataaatacaaataaaatgatAACTTTATAACTCGTTGTTATCGAATATTGTAATCACTAtgacattttgtaaaaaaaaagtaatgaaataataataaaactataaaatcatttatataatccgtaattcattcatttatttagaaaatattagtacaataagatcttaTATTATACTTTATAGTGCAACCAAAATACATagcactaataataataataaaataaattaatttatgtcACATTTGATGGTAAATATAAGGCCAGGAATGACATGTATAACAGAAAAATgctatttattaataatattttgaaaaactgGATTATTCTCGGTTGGTTTTAGCCGAATCTTGGCTTTTGctgaaaaaaattttcgtttgtaattttttttgcagtattGTATCGGGAGACATATCAACTTGGTGAAATCCGCGCCTTAAGTCTAATACAGAGAAATAGCGCTTATTATGCAACTACTCAAtaccatgaaccaataaacagatcccgcattacaaaatgagagagcacaaaatcatagttagctgtgaaataaattttctcgtcgTAACGTCatgcttttgacaacatgtttcattgctgacccagtgttcagactttattccaatcggagtattttgctccgctcttacctcctactaaattttttatctcaaaggtttatttgagtCGAGttaaaaactaaatagtattactacctacgagtactgttctatggtggggatattgattcaaaccgcaatttatctgggtgctaatgacatttagggcggaggtagtgctatggagtactacctccgcgctaaatatcattagcacccagataaattgcggtttgaatcaatatccccaccatagaacagtactcgtaggtagtaatactatttagtttttaaCTCGACTCAAATGGAgtactacctccgcgctaaatgtcattagcacccagataaattgcggtttgaatcaatatccccaccatagaacagtactcgtagcgttagacctatcaaaagcttttgatacggtcaaccatggctcgttactgcaagacctggaagggtctacccttcccccatgtcttaaaaggtggaccgcaaattatctgggtggtcggcaggcatcggtgcaattcagaaacgaaacatcaaaacaaaggagaattaaacaaggggtgccacagggtggtgtcctatccccgcttttgtttaatttctacatatctaagctaccttcaccaccggaaggagtcacaatcgtttcctacgccgatgactgcacaataatggccaca is a genomic window of Eurosta solidaginis isolate ZX-2024a chromosome 4, ASM4086904v1, whole genome shotgun sequence containing:
- the LOC137249759 gene encoding KH domain-containing, RNA-binding, signal transduction-associated protein 3-like isoform X1, whose translation is MAESYEENNGVQKAEEHEPRINGVAQKFLADLNEERERLSSEFPLCTLLIDEAFERVYSTGRIPGTEFLADVYKQKPIKVIQKVFVPVKQFPKFNFTGKLLGPKGNSLRRLHEETQCKIIIKGRGSMRDRNKEEELRQSGDPRYAHLHRDLFIEISTIAPPAEGHARVAYALAEIRKYLIPDKNDDVSQEQLRELMKIDPKSAQSYSKTVLSKYAISEGSKFLNLIKRNAAAEIDVDMEELEEEEEYHTRYLVRRPGFSPYVKAPAKRPPTTYEESGYKRTREAPVKTYKPIYKAILNKYK
- the LOC137249759 gene encoding KH domain-containing, RNA-binding, signal transduction-associated protein 3-like isoform X2; this translates as MAESYEENNGVQKAEEHEPRINGVAQKFLADLNEERERLSSEFPLCTLLIDEAFERVYSTGRIPGTEFLADVYKQKPIKVIQKVFVPVKQFPKFNFTGKLLGPKGNSLRRLHEETQCKIIIKGRGSMRDRNKEEELRQSGDPRYAHLHRDLFIEISTIAPPAEGHARVAYALAEIRKYLIPDKNDDVSQEQLRELMKIDPKSAQSYSKTVLSKYAISEGSKFLNLIKRNAAAEIDVDMEELEEEEEYHTRYLVRRPGFSPYVKDKFVIMNHDGPKETFSGWHQRISINILMKVLV